Part of the Microbacterium immunditiarum genome is shown below.
ACACGAACGGCGCGGCCGGCGGGGTGTCGGTGTCGCACTCGCTCGCCAGGCCGAGGGCCCAGTTCGGCGCCGAGAACTGGATTGCGGCACCCTCGCAGTACGGGGTCCACGGCTCGGCGTTGTCGCCGTCCTTCGGGGCGACCGAAGCGGTCGTCATGAGGTCCTGCACCTGCAGGAGGCCCTTGACCGACTCGGGCGAGCTCAGCTGAGCGTCCCACTCGCCGCCGTCCTCGACGGCGAGCTCGCCGCCGTTCTCCCAGATGAACGGGAGGGCGTTGTACCAGTCCTGACCGGCGAAGTAGATGCCCGAGGTGCCGGGGTGCGACGCCGCGAGCTCCTTTGCCTTCGCGATGTAATCCTCGAGCGTCGCCGGGGCCTCCGACACGAACGCCGGGTCGGCGAACACGACGCGAGCGCCCGAATACAGCGGCGGCGCGTAGAACTTGTCGTCGTACGACCCCGCCTCGACGAAGCCCGGCAGCAGGTCGTCGCCGCCGAGGGTCTCGTACAGGTCGGTGATGTCCAGCAGCGCGCCGACCGACGTGAACGCCGGCGAATGCGTGTTGCCGATCTCGACGACGTCAGGGCTGTCCGAGCTCGACAGGCTGGTCGTCAGCTTGTCGACGAGGCCCTCCCACGACTGCTCCTCGATGACCAGCGTGTTGCCCGGGTTCTCCTCCTCGAACGTCTCCTTCAGGTAGTCGCGCGCTTCCTGGGGGGTGTCCGTGCCGTTGAGCCACACGCGGATCTCCGCGCCGGTCTCTTCGGTGCTCCCGCCGCCGCTGGTGCCGGCACAGCCGGCCAGGGCAAGCGCCGTCGCGCCCAGGAGGGCGACGGCTCCGAGCGTCTTCTTCATGATTCCCTCGTTCTCTCTTGGTTCGGATGGACCTGTGGGGCCCATCCAGGGGGTTTGGTGGCGTCGTCTAGGACACGCCCAGTTGTCCCGACAGGACCATGACGGCCGCGCCGCGCAGGACGATGTCCTGGCCTTGCTCCGTCATCCGCACACGGATGCCCTCGTGGACTTCGGCGAGCGTCCGGGTGCGGAGGGTCTCGGCGCTCGCTTCCGCGAGGGGTCCGCCGAGAAGTTCAGAGGGGCCGGAGAGCACGATCTCCGACAGGTCGAGCGCGCCGACGATGGGCGCGAGGGCGATTCCGAGGCGCTCTCCCGCATCGCGCAGCACGCTCTCGCGCGCGGCGTCACCGGATGCCTCGGCGAGCCGGCCCGACAGCGACGGCACAGAGATCCACGCCTCGAGGCATCCGATCTTGCCGCACGCGCAGAGCGGGCCGCCGTCCGTGCCGACCGTGACGTGGCCGATCTCACCGGCGGCGAAGCGCGCTCCGCGCATCGGTCGCCCGCCCGAGAGCAAGCCGGAGCCGACGCCGCGGTCGACCTTCACGAGCATGATGTCGTCGCCCGCTCCGCCGAACGTGTACTCGGCCAGCACCGCTGCGTTCGCGTCGTTCGCGACGACGACGGGCAGATCGAGGGCATTCTCGAGCGTGCTCTGCAGGTCGAAGCCCGTCCACCGGAGGTTCGGCGCCGTGAGCACGACTCCCCGATCGTCGATGACGCCGGGCGCGCCGACGCCGACACCCAGGACCGGGACGTCCGAGTCGGCGATGAGCTCGCGTGCGAGCGAGATGACCGACTCGACGAGCTCGTCCCCGGCCGAGACTGGGATCGAGCGGCGCGCGACGATGCTGCCGTCGAGGTCCAGAACGGCGCCGAGGAAGCGGTCGCTGCCCGAAAGGTCGATCCCGATGATGCGGTGGCCTGAGCGGTCGAGGTCGACGAGCATCGCGGGCTTGCCCGGGCCGGATGCCTCGCGCACCCCCTTCTCGGCGACGAAGCCGTCGGCGATGAGCTCGGCGACGAGGTCCGAGATGGTCACGCGAGTGAGTCCCGTCTGACGGGAGAGGTCGGCGCGGCTCATCGCGCCGCTGTGGAAGAGCGTCTGCAGCACGAGCGAGCGGTTGTGCGCGCGGGCGTGCTCGGGAAGGACCTTGGCGGCTCGCCGGAGGGCTCGGGTGCCCTCGCCGCGCACGGCGGCGGGTTCCTCTCGATGCGCGGGCGTCACTGTGGAAGAGCCGCGCTGCACTTCCGATGCGGACATGTTTGTTAGTAGAGCTTACGAACTAACCTCCGCGCAACATCTCGAAACGATTTGAACGGACGATTTACAAAACTGTTACAAATCGGCATCGTCCCGGAAGACTCCAGGGTGAGGGATGCGGCGCTCGCCTACGCTGGGAGGCTGGAGGTCCCCCACACATGCACCGCAGCATCGCCGCCGTCGTCCTCGTCGCCCTCGCAGCGCTCGGCCTCGCCGCGTGCACGGCCTCCCCCACCCCGTCCGGGACGGGCACGGCCACCGTCCAAGCGGGGCCTGACGGACCGGGCGACTCCGGCCAGTCCACCGAAGACGCGTGCGCGCTCGTGCGCGACTCCGTCGTCGCCGCGGCCGAGGAGTTCGAGACCGCTGCGGCCGATGACCCTGCCTCGGTCGTCGAGGCGATGCGCGCCGCAGCCGAGAAGCTCGGCGAGACGGCATCCGAGATCACGAACGACCAGGTCGCCGCGCTCCTGCCCTCGCTGCAGGAGATGTACGGGCAGATCGGCGACGTCCTCGAGGCCCTCGCGAACGGAGATCTCGACCAGTCGGGGGAGCTCGCCGAACTCGCGACGACGTTCCGCGAAACCATGGATGGATTCCGGGACGTGTGCGGGGAATAGGGGTTTCCACGACCCTCCGGAGTGACGTCCATTACCATGATCAGAACGATTCGGCCAACCGGGGGGTGATGGCGTGACGGATCTCGCCACAAAGGCGGGCGCCCAGGACGTGCCCGACGACGACGTCACGACGTCGCTGGACGAACTCGAGATCGACGACATCGAGGCTGTCGACGCGGAAGCCGACGAGTCGCTGGACGAGGCGGATGCCGAGGCCGAGGACGCCGCGCCCGAAGACGTCGAGGGTGACGAGAGCACGCAAGCCGAGGACGTAGAGGTCGAGGCGGATGCCGAGGCCGGTGCTGCGGACGCCGAGGAGGTCGAGCCGGAGGAATCCGAGTCGGAGGAGGCCGCGGCCGAGACCGAAGACGCTGAAGCGGAGGCCGAGGAGGTCGAAGCGGAAGAGGTCGAGGCGGATGCCGAGGCCGGAGCGGAAGACGCCGAGGCTGGAGCCGAGGACGCCGAGCCCGACGCCGAAGCGGTCGAACCCGAGGCCGACGCCGAAGCCGAGGACGCGGAGCCCGACGCCGAAGCCGAAGACGCGGAGCCCGACGCCGAAGCCGAGGACGCGGAGCCCGACGCCGAAGCCGACGCGGAGTCCGAGGCGGAGTCCGAGGCCGAAGCCGAAGACGCTGAAGCCGAGGTGGAAGAGGCCGAGGTCGAGCCCGAAGCCGAGGTGGAAGAGGTCGAGGTCGAGCCCGACACCGAGGCGGACACCGACGACACCGAGCCGCAGGCCGAGGTCGACGCGGACGAGCCCGAGCCCGAGCCCGAGCCCGAGCCCGAGCCCGAGGCGGATTCACTCACCGAAGACGCCGAACCCGAGGCGGACGTCGAGGACGACGCCGCCGACGACCTCGGGCCGCCCACGGCACTGGCCGCGCCCGACGACGTGGAGCCCGGCGACGCCGACGACCTCG
Proteins encoded:
- a CDS encoding ROK family transcriptional regulator, producing the protein MSASEVQRGSSTVTPAHREEPAAVRGEGTRALRRAAKVLPEHARAHNRSLVLQTLFHSGAMSRADLSRQTGLTRVTISDLVAELIADGFVAEKGVREASGPGKPAMLVDLDRSGHRIIGIDLSGSDRFLGAVLDLDGSIVARRSIPVSAGDELVESVISLARELIADSDVPVLGVGVGAPGVIDDRGVVLTAPNLRWTGFDLQSTLENALDLPVVVANDANAAVLAEYTFGGAGDDIMLVKVDRGVGSGLLSGGRPMRGARFAAGEIGHVTVGTDGGPLCACGKIGCLEAWISVPSLSGRLAEASGDAARESVLRDAGERLGIALAPIVGALDLSEIVLSGPSELLGGPLAEASAETLRTRTLAEVHEGIRVRMTEQGQDIVLRGAAVMVLSGQLGVS
- a CDS encoding extracellular solute-binding protein; translated protein: MKKTLGAVALLGATALALAGCAGTSGGGSTEETGAEIRVWLNGTDTPQEARDYLKETFEEENPGNTLVIEEQSWEGLVDKLTTSLSSSDSPDVVEIGNTHSPAFTSVGALLDITDLYETLGGDDLLPGFVEAGSYDDKFYAPPLYSGARVVFADPAFVSEAPATLEDYIAKAKELAASHPGTSGIYFAGQDWYNALPFIWENGGELAVEDGGEWDAQLSSPESVKGLLQVQDLMTTASVAPKDGDNAEPWTPYCEGAAIQFSAPNWALGLASECDTDTPPAAPFVYALPGASDGAAQVFAGGSNIGISAKSAHPELAKKALEIILSDEFQTIYGENGLIPAKKSLASTLGDTPEAQAFAEAAGNAKLTPASPNWAEVEASRILEDFFVKIAQGGDVQSLAEEVDQKIEDILNG